A genomic region of Tigriopus californicus strain San Diego chromosome 1, Tcal_SD_v2.1, whole genome shotgun sequence contains the following coding sequences:
- the LOC131878631 gene encoding uncharacterized protein LOC131878631, which yields MADLSTPSPRFESSSANSIEAFSSAAREEASSKILQCMEEKCCSQSRSERSRFVKSDGTLVIRQNGEDSVQEVDLSRNVNTRSQSLQKTIEGVIMMEELRFIQIENPDILSETMLLWNQRAKDDSTFKEAFEFANDFDINSFF from the exons ATGGCAGACCTGTCGACGCCTTCGCCTCGATTCGAGTCGTCCTCggcaaattcaattgaa GCATTTTCTTCCGCTGCACGAGAGGAAGCCTCTTCAAAAATCCTCCAATGCATGGAAGAAAAGTGCTGCTCTCAAAGTCGATCAGAGAGATCTAGGTTCGTGAAATCCGATGGAACGCTTGTGATCAGACAAAACGGAGAGGACTCTGTCCAAGAAGTTGACTTGTCACGGAATGTCAACACACGTAGTCAATCGCTGCAGAAAACCATCGAGGGTGTGATTATGATGGAAGAGCTGCGTTtcatccaaattgaaaatccGGACATATTGAGCGAGACCATGTTACTTTGGAATCAGAGAGCAAAAGACGATTCCACTTTTAAGGAGGCCTTTGAGTTCGCCAATGACTTTGatatcaactcttttttttaa